A stretch of the Papaver somniferum cultivar HN1 chromosome 6, ASM357369v1, whole genome shotgun sequence genome encodes the following:
- the LOC113285890 gene encoding uncharacterized protein LOC113285890, protein MASASTKSLITIAIVVLSLIGKGFVAAKVDDCYYTAADIKISQKPTGAIIKGLPEYEVTFYNSCRCTHTNVLLDCHGFASVEDIGDDLRPRSDGTCLLTDGSGPIRGYSTIKVKYAWKTPSTITPLLSQVDCRS, encoded by the exons ATGGCATCTGCTAGTACTAAATCTCTTATTACAATTGCAATTGTTGTACTAAGTCTGATCGGGAAAG GCTTTGTTGCAGCTAAGGTGGACGACTGTTACTACACGGCAGCAGACATAAAGATTTCTCAAAAACCTACGGGAGCTATAATTAAAGGGTTACCCGAGTATGAGGTGACTTTCTATAATTCATGTCGTTGCACCCATACCAATGTGCTCCTTGACTGTCATGGGTTCGCTAGCGTCGAAGACATAGGAGATGATCTAAGACCAAGAAGTGATGGTACTTGTCTCCTTACAGATGGTTCAGGACCTATTCGCGGCTATTCCACCATCAAGGTCAAATATGCATGGAAGACTCCCTCGACTATCACTCCTTTACTCTCACAAGTTGATTGTCGTTCttga